The Tubulanus polymorphus chromosome 1, tnTubPoly1.2, whole genome shotgun sequence genome contains a region encoding:
- the LOC141900033 gene encoding uncharacterized protein LOC141900033: MSVLEEDFLQTEQHSPLLYNRFIDDIFIIWTHELEKLLEFHRNFTNFHPAIELSLEHSPLQIPFLDTLVKIINGKRETSLYRKPTDTYSYLHGTSFHPPHTTRSIVFSQAIRYHRICSNTQDRDQHLQQLKNAFHQLQHNPETIDQQITRATHIPRERTLQYKPPTLEETERIPIAVTYSPHLRRIQRIISDLQPIIEEDDHLRDILPLRPVIAYRQPANLRKLLISSKLSTEEDSDNNYTRPCNKSRCQLCPLINSSPTVTAANNQQLKVTGPYTCDSTNVVYAITCDIYPGTIYIGETGQTLRQRLNGHKFDIRQKKMDKPIGEHFNLPNHTISNLKVTALHKMNTSNKHTREIMEQKLVQRGDTVNLGLNRDLGFMSHYRT; this comes from the coding sequence ATGTCTGTCCTTGAAGAAGACTTCCTCCAAACAGAGCAGCACTCACCACTTTTATACAATCGCTTCATCGACGACATCTTCATCATTTGGACGCATGAGCTTGAAAAACTACTTGAATTCCACAGAAACTTCACCAACTTTCATCCAGCTATCGAACTCAGCCTCGAACACTCGCCTCTTCAAATTCCTTTTTTAGACACTCTAGTTAAAATCATCAACGGCAAACGCGAAACATCGCTCTACAGAAAACCTACTGACACCTACAGCTACCTTCACGGCACCAGCTTTCACCCACCACACACCACGAGATCCATCGTCTTTAGTCAGGCCATTCGCTACCACAGAATCTGCTCCAACACTCAAGACCGCGACCAACACCTACAACAACTGAAAAATGCATTCCACCAACTCCAGCACAACCCTGAAACCATCGACCAACAAATCACTCGCGCTACTCACATACCCAGAGAAAGAACACTCCAATACAAACCGCCCACGTTAGAAGAAACCGAAAGAATCCCCATCGCAGTCACCTACAGTCCGCACCTACGCAGAATCCAACGAATCATATCAGATCTCCAACCCATAATCGAAGAGGATGATCATCTACGCGACATACTACCACTAAGACCAGTCATCGCGTACCGCCAACCAGCTAACCTAAGAAAACTCCTCATCAGCAGCAAACTATCCACCGAAGAAGACTCAGATAACAATTACACGCGCCCCTGCAACAAATCTAGATGTCAACTCTGCCCTCTCATCAACTCATCACCGACGGTCACCGCAGCCAACAACCAACAACTCAAAGTCACTGGACCCTACACATGCGATTCCACCAACGTTGTTTATGCCATCACATGCGATATCTACCCTGGAACCATCTACATCGGAGAAACTGGACAAACATTACGTCAACGCTTAAACGGTCACAAATTTGATATCAGacaaaagaaaatggataaaccTATCGGCGAACATTTCAATCTTCCGAACCATACCATCAGCAACCTTAAAGTGACCGCGTTACATAAAATGAACACTTCTAATAAACATACGCGCGAAATCATGGAACAAAAACTCGTTCAACGCGGTGATACTGTTAATCTTGGCCTCAATCGCGATCTAGGATTCATGTCCCACTACAGAACGTAA